A window from Chelmon rostratus isolate fCheRos1 chromosome 13, fCheRos1.pri, whole genome shotgun sequence encodes these proteins:
- the slc40a1 gene encoding solute carrier family 40 member 1, which produces MDNSGPKKTCCESVRDFFTSAKFLIYMGHALSTWGDRMWNFAVAVFLVELYGNSLLLTAVYGLVVAGSVLLLGAIIGDWVDRNPRLKVAQTSLLVQNSCVIVCGILLMVVFQFKEQLVELYNGWILTTCYILVITIANIANLASTATSITIQRDWVVVVAGQDSSKLADMNATVRIIDQLTNILAPMLVGQIMAFGSHFIGCGFISGWNLCSMCLEYALLWKVYQKTPALAVKAGQKEQQQELKQLSPQKDLEDGQSPEESSQPLMNETSVVTKPDSPKQRGCCYQATEPLRTLKAGWVAYYNQNIFFAGMSLAFLYMTVLGFDCITTGYAYTQGLNGSVLSLLMGASAVSGICGTVAFTWVRKKCGLIRTGFISGMAQLSCLMLCVVSVFAPGSPFDLSVSPFQDLYTHLIGEKTLPEADHSLTSVLTGGNATTAAPAEELPPLQSYMSVSLLFAGVIAARVGLWSFDLTVTQLIQENVIESERGVINGVQNSMNYLLDLLHFIMVILAPNPEAFGLLVIISVSFVAMGHIMYFAFAFKSLGSRLFLCCSPEQKVETEDSPSLPTTV; this is translated from the exons ATGGATAACTCTGGACCTAAGAAGACGTGCTGTG aATCTGTCCGAGACTTCTTCACTTCAGCTAAATTCCTTATTTACATGGGACATGCTCTGTCAACATGG GGTGACCGAATGTGGAACTTTGCCGTGGCTGTTTTCCTGGTGGAGCTGTATGGGAACAGCCTGCTGCTCACCGCCGTGTATGGGCTGGTGGTGGCCGGTTccgtgctgctgctgggggccATCATTGGGGACTGGGTGGACAGAAATCCCAGACTCAAAG TGGCCCAGACTTCGCTGCTCGTCCAGAACAGTTGCGTCATCGTGTGTGGGATCCTCCTGATGGTTGTTTTCCAGTTCAAAGAACAGCTTGTGGAGCTTTACAATGGATGGATTCTG accaCCTGCTACATTCTGGTGATCACCATCGCCAACATTGCTAACCTAGCCAGCACGGCTACATCCATCACCATCCAGAGGGACTGGGTGGTGGTTGTGGCCGGTCAGGACAGCAGCAAGTTGGCAG ACATGAATGCCACAGTGCGGATTATCGACCAGCTGACCAACATCCTGGCTCCCATGCTGGTTGGTCAAATAATGGCCTTTGGCTCCCATTTCATTGGCTGCGGCTTCATCTCCGGCTGGAACCTGTGCTCCATGTGTCTGGAGTACGCGTTGCTGTGGAAGGTCTACCAGAAGACGCCGGCGCTGGCCGTGAAAGCCGGccagaaggagcagcagcaggagctcaaACAGCTCAGCCCCCAGAAAG ACTTGGAGGACGGCCAGAGTCCTGAGGAGTCATCTCAGCCGCTGATGAACGAAACCTCAGTGGTGACCAAGCCCGACTCTCCCAAGCAGCGCGGCTGTTGCTACCAGGCGACCGAACCTCTGCGAACCTTAAAGGCTGGCTGGGTGGCGTACTACAACCAGAACATCTTCTTCGCCGGCATGTCCCTGGCTTTCCTCTACATGACGGTGCTGGGCTTCGACTGCATCACCACGGGCTACGCCTACACGCAGGGCCTCAACGGCTCCGTGCTCAGCCTGCTGATGGGGGCCTCGGCCGTGTCGGGCATTTGCGGCACCGTCGCCTTCACTTGGGTTCGCAAGAAGTGCGGCCTGATCCGCACAGGCTTCATTTCGGGCATGGCCCAGCTGTCCTGCCTCATGCTGTGCGTTGTCTCCGTCTTTGCTCCCGGGAGCCCCTTCGACCTCAGCGTGTCACCCTTCCAGGACCTTTACACCCACCTGATCGGAGAGAAGACGCTGCCGGAGGCCGACCACAGCCTCACCAGCGTTCTTACCGGTGGAAACGCCACTACTGCTGCCCCAGCTGAAGAGCTGCCACCTCTGCAGTCCTACATGTCTGTtagtctgctgtttgctggcGTCATTGCTGCTAGAGTTG GCCTGTGGTCTTTTGACCTGACGGTGACTCAGCTCATCCAGGAGAATGTGATCGAGTCGGAGCGAGGTGTGATCAACGGCGTCCAGAACTCCATGAATTACCTCTTAGACCTGCTGCACTTCATCATGGTGATTCTGGCGCCGAACCCCGAGGCCTTCGGCCTGCTGGTCATCATCTCCGTCTCCTTCGTAGCCATGGGTCACATCATGTACTTTGCATTTGCCTTCAAGAGCCTTGGAAGccgcctcttcctctgctgctcgcCAGAGCAGAAGGTGGAGACGGAGGACAGCCCCTCACTTCCTACCACCGTCTAA